The genomic segment GGCGCGGCGGTCGGCCCGCCCGACACCGCCGTGAATGGCCCGCACCACGTCGGACCTGCCGTAGAGCGCACAGATTTTGCGGTTGAGGTAGTCCAGGGTGTCCCGGTGCTCGGTGAAGATGATCAGCTTGCGAGGCTTGACTGCGGCGGGATGGATGAGGTCCTCCCTGCTGAGGATCATGCGCAGTTCCACCCACTTGCGGTCGGTGTCGAGTTCGCGGACCTCGTGCGCCACCTGGACGAGTTCGGCCAGGTCGGCCAGTTCGGCGTCGAGTTCCTTGATGGTGCGGGCGGCGGTGGCCGCGTCGAGCAGTTCGGTCTCGATCTGCTCGACCTCCGCCGCGCTGCGTTCGTCGCCGTCCCAGTCGCTCGGATCGATCGGGGCCGGCTGGTCGCCGACCCCGTGGCCGTTGATCAGGTCGTCCCGGTGCCGCTGGAGCCGTCGGGTGCGGCGGACCAGGGACTGGTGGATCGCCTCCGGGCTGGAGGCCAGCCGGCGCTGGAGCACGGTGAGCGCGAAGCCGACGGTGTTGCGGCGGTTGTCGTCCAGCCTGGCGGCCCGGTTCATTCCCTCGCGTACGTACGTGGTGACGCGCTCGTAGAGATCCTGCTCGTGCGTGGTCAACCGGTACGGCACGGTCTGCGCGATGCGTTCCGGGAAGAGCGGCTTTCCCTCGAAGGTGAGCAGATCCTCCTTGACCATGCGTCGCATCAACCCGCTGGTGTTCGGATCGTGCACGCCGGCCTTGAACTTGCCCTCGAAGCCATCGCGTTCGAGCAGGGTGAGGAAGAGCTGGAAATCCTCCTCCTTGCCCGCGTGCGGGGTGGCCGTCATGAGCAGCAGGTGGCGGGTACGGTCCCGCAGCCGCTCGCCGAGTTGGAAGCGCTTGGTCTTGTCGACCTTGCCGCCGGAGTAGTGCACGCCCATCCGGTGGGCCTCGTCGACGACGACCAGGTCGAAGTGGGCGTCGGCGAGCTGGATGGTCAACATCGCGTTGCGGGACAGTTGGTCCATCCTGGCGATGAGCAGCGGGTACTGCTCGAACGCCGTCGACCCGAACGCGGCCTCCGCCATGCCGGTGGTGAGGATGTCGAAGCGCAGCCCGAACTTGAAGAACAGCTCGTCCTGCCACTGCTCCACCAGCCCGCCGGGGACCACGATCAGGCAGCGTTTCACGTCCTCGCGGAGCAGAAGCTCCTTGATGTACAGACCGGCCATGATGGTCTTGCCGGCGCCGGGGTCGTCGGCCAGCAGGAATCGCAGCGGGGTGCGGTCGAGCATTTCCCCGTAGACGGCCCGGATCTGGTGGGGCAGCGGGCGTACGTCGCTGGTGGCCACCGCGAGCATCGGGTCGAAGAGCCCGGCCAGGGCGATCCGCTGGGTCTCGGCGACGAGCCGGAACTCGTTGGCGTCGGCGTCGAACGGCCGGCTGCCCGCGTCGGAGCGGCTCAGCTTGGCCTCGTCCGTCCGGAAGAGCATGCGTTGGTCGAACGCTCCGGTGAGGGTCTTGTAGGTGAGCTCCACCGCGTCAGGGCCGTGCGGCTGCGCGGCGATGACCTGGATGGTCTCGCCCGGCAGCACCCCGGTCACCCTGATGCCGGCCACGAGATCCTCCAGCCGCACGAGGCACCCCCAAGAGATCGACAGTCCGCGGAGCGCGCGAACGGGGACCGACACTACTGACGCCGGCGACCGCCGGACAGGTCGCTCCAGGCGCGGTCACGGGTTGCCTGGTGCCAATGTCAGAAGGACCCTCCTCAAGGGCCTCTGCTGCCGACCTCGGTGCATTACCATCCGCTCCGCGGGCCCTCGACCTCAGTGGTGATCATGAACAGGACAGAGCGGGATCAGATCCGTCGCATCGTGACGGACTTCAACGAGTGGGGTCAACTCGCCGCCGAGGTTCGGGACTGGCACCGCAGCGTCCGGGAAACGGCCAAGGCTGACGAACAGGCGCTGCGCGCACGCGGCGTCGTGATCAGCCGGGCCGGTCAGCCCGCCTGGTGGACGCTCCCGCTCGGGCCTGCCGACACCGCTGTGGTCGGACACCTGTGGGAGCGGGCCACGCTTCCCACGCCGGACGCCGACGACCGCATCCTGTTGAAGCTGACGACCGAGGACGCCCCACGCGCCATCGAGAGCGCCGAGCCGATGCTCGGTCTGCGGCGCTTCTTCACCGGATCGGAGAAGCGGGAACTGGCGATCCGGGCGGGCGAGTTCCTGCGGCGTCAGCACGCCTCGGTCCTGGCCAACAACGGACCCCAGCGGCTGGACCGGCTCAGCCGACCCACCGCCGCGATCGACAAGCATCGGCTCGGGATGGAGGCCCTGCTCGATCCGACGTTGGGGTTCGGCCTCCTCGCCGCCCGGCATGCGCCGGCGCCGGAGCTGCTGGACCGGTCCGTCCTCGCCGGCCTGCCCGAGGCGCTGGACACCATCGCCAAGGTGGTTTCCAGTGAGGCCGGGTACCGTTCGGCGGCACAGGCCGCGGGCGAGAAGATCAGGCACGCCGAGGTCGGACGGGTCCTGCGGGAGATGCCCGTCGACCGGCTCCGGGAGGCCACCCGCGACCGTCTCCGACTGGGAGCGCTGGCCGAGGCGGGGATCGACACCGTCCAGGCGGTACTGGACAACGGGCGTTACCTGCAGGGACTGCCGGGTGTCGGGGAGACCTCCGCCCGGCGCATGCGCGGCGCAGCCGAAACCCTGCGCAGGACGACGTACGACGAGATGCCCGTCCGCATCGACATCAAGAACCGCAGTCCGGAGACCACCGAGCTGTTGCGCTGCCTCGCCGAGTGGGACGCCTGCCGGCAGACCCGGGGCGCGGCCGCCGACCTGGAGCGCGCCGCCGAACTCGGGCCGCTGCGGGCGGCCCTCGGCCGGGGCGCCAGCCATCTGCTTGTCATCCCGGCCCGGCAGATCCCTGCCGCCGGGCTGCGCGAGAGCATCCAGATCGTCAAGCGGCGGGCCGAACTGCTCGGCATGTCCTCGGCGCCGGGCCGCCGCCGGTCGGACGCGAAGCTGGACCCCTGGGAGGACTTCCTCGCCCGACCCGCCGACTACTTCGCGATGCTCTCCGAGCTGGGCTTCGTCACCGAGGACGAGAAGGCGGCGCACGGAGATCTCCCCGAGGAGATCATCGAGGCGGTACGCGACCAGGCGCTCAGCGGTGAGCATCTGACCGCGTCGCTGCGCGGCTACCAGAGCTTCGCGGCCCGCTTCGCGCTGGTCCAGCACAAGGTCGTCATCGGCGACGAGATGGGGCTCGGGAAGACCGTCGAGGCGCTCGCCGTCCTGGCCCACCTACGCAGCCGCGGCGCGAACCACTTCCTCGTGGTGTGCCCGGCCGCCGTGGTGACGAACTGGATGCGGGAGGTGACCGGCAAGTCGAAGCTGCGGCCGTACCGGCTGCACGGCCCGGACCGCGCCCACGCGGCCCGGGTGTGGGCACGCGACGGCGGCGTCGCGGTCACCACGTACGAGAGCCTGGGCTGGTGGCAGACGGCCATGCTGACCCCTCCGGAGCTGGCGTGCGTCGTGGTGGACGAGGCCCACTACATCAAGAATCCGCAGGCCAAGCGGACGATCCGGACCAGGGAGCTGATCACCCGCGCGGACCGGGCGATCCTGCTCACCGGCACCCCGCTGGAGAACCGGGTCGACGAGTTCCGCAACCTCGCCTCCTACGTACGCCCGGACCTGGTCGTCAGCGCCAGCGACCTGTCGCCGCGGACCTTCCGGTGGCAGATCGCGCCGGCCTACCTGCGCCGCAATCAGGAGGACGTGCTCACCGAACTCCCGGAGCTGATCGAGGTCGAGGAGTGGCTGCCGCTCTCGGATCCCGATGCGGACCGCTACCGGGTCGCGGTCCAGAACGGGAACATCATGCAGATGCGCCAGGCCGCGATGCTGGCGGGTGCTCAGTCGACGAAGCTGCAGAGGTTGATCGAGATAGTCAGCGAGGCGGAGGAGAACGAACGGCGGGTCATCGTCTTCTCCAACTTCCGGGAGGTGCTGGACCTTGTCGCCCGGTCCCTGCCGGGGCCGGTCTTCGGGCCGCTGAACGGTTCGGTCTCCCCGGCGCAGCGTCAGGAGATGGTCGACCGATTCTCGGCGGCGAGGAAGGGCGCCGTGCTGGTCGCCCAGATCGTGGCCGGCGGTGTCGGGTTGAACATCCAATCCGCGTCGGTCGTGGTGATCTGCGAGCCGCAGCTCAAGCCGACCACCGAGGCGCAGGCCGTCGCCCGCGCCCACCGGATGGGGCAGGTGCAGTCGGTGCAGGTCCACCGGCTGCTCTCCGAGGACAGTGTCGACCAGCGGATCACCGAGCTGCTGGCCGGCAAGAAGCGGATCTTCGACGACTTCGCCCGGGTCAGCGACATGGCCGCCGCCACGCCCGACGCGGTCGACCTCTCCGAGGCCGACCTTGTGCGCCAGGTCATTGCCGCTGAACGGCAACGCTTGTCGGGGAGCCCCACCGACTCGTGATCGTGCCGCCCCGTCACGGACCATCACTTGTACGATGGCGCCGTCGATCGCGTCGCACGCGTTGTGGCGTATGGCAGTCTGCGGGGGAGGGCTGCGTGGGACCGGAAGGCCACGAGATGGACGTTTCTGAGGATCTTTCGGCGGACTGTCTGTTCTGCCGGCAGGACGATGCGCGGCTGAACCGTATCTCCCATCAGAACGCGACCTGCTTTGCCCGCCTGGACAACTTCCCCGCGTCCGAGGGGCATACCGAGATCGTCCCGAAACGGCACGTCGAGTCGTTCTTCGACCTCACCCCCGAGGAACTCAGGGACGCGTACGCGTTGATTCTGACGGTGCGGGTCGATCTGTCCCGACGGTTCCAACCGCAGGGGTACACGATCGGGATCAACGAGGGCCGCGCGGCCGGCCGCAGCGTCGACCACCTGCACATCCATGTGATTCCGCGCTGGTTCGGTGATGTCGAGGACCCGGCGGGCGGCATCCGGCAGATCCTTCCCAACTGTGACCCGGACGCCTGGGAGGCCGCGACCAGGCAGGCGCTCGGTCAGCGCGACCACCTGCTGCGCTGACAACGGTCAGACGTGTGCGAGGCCGTCGTCGCCGAGCAGCATGCAGAGTGAGTTGATCTCGTGCCAGAGGTCGTCGCTGGCGAGGGTGCCGAATCCGCGGCTCGCGTCCACACTGATGCACCCGACGAACTCGCCCCGCCCATCGCGGATGGGGCTGGCGAAGACGGCGCCACGGTGGCGCACCCGCAGGAACTCCGGCCAGGTGAGGTTCATGACCGCGTCCGCGCCGTTTGAGGCGGAGTAGGCGTCGTAGGCGTCCTGAGTGGTCAGTTTTCGCGCGAGCGTCTCGACGTCGATGGCGACCTCCTCGTTGCGTTTCCAGCAGAGCCCGACGACGCCGACACCGCGGCCAGGTGCGAAGGCCCGGGTCGTCGGCGTGCTGCCCAGGCGGTAGGTGGCGATGCGGATCAACCGGCGGCGAGGGCGCTGCAGCGACCAGGCGATCCGCCACACGTGCAGGCCGAGGTCGGACGCGGGTGGCAACGGGTCGACCCGCGAGGCGATCGTCAGCAGTCGGCCGAAGTGGGTGAGGATCTGGTGGCGGACGGCGGTGCGTCGAGCGACCTGGGAGCGTTCCGACCAGAGCTGGGCGGGGGTGAGCGCGCCGAACGTGGCGATGACGATGACCAGAATGGCGACGGGATAGCCGCGGCCACCAGCGATATCGTCCCAGAACTGGACCGATGGCACGGAATACTGCTCGGCGACCAGAGCGGACGTCGCGGCGAGCATGATCGTACGATCGAGGATCTTCGCCGTGAAAGGCCGCATACGACAAACGTTAGGGTGCATCAGCAAGTGCATTGATGGAAGTTGCAAGTAGCAAAATGGCTTTTGGCGCTTCAATGCTACGGTGAACGGGTTCGCTTCTCCGTCTAGTGTGGAGGCCGGGCGTGACCGCGATATCACCCTGTGACGGTGCCGAACTGTGCGACGAACTCCGCTCCGACGACAGCAATACCTTCACCACCTTGTACGGAGGGGATCCGCCCGGCCGGGAGATCGCCTCGACTCCGGGTCTCCGGCTCATCGCTGACCTGTCGCCGCTGACCGTGGGGCATCTGTTGCTGTTACCGGAGGAGCATTACCTCAGCTTCGGTCACCTCGACGCCGCCCGCGCCGATGGCGTACGTGCCATCTTGTCCCTGCTCCGGCCGCTCTATGTCAGGACCTTCGGCCAGCTCGCCATCCTGGAACACGGGTCTTCCTCGCGGATCCCGTCGGCGTGCATCACCCACGCCCACTGGCACCTTCTCCCCGTCAACGGAGCGCACCTGACCGAATTGATCGTCCGCGACGGGCTGGCGGCCGTTCGGCTGCCCGACTTCACCGCGTTGCGGCGGTTCGCGGCGGCTGACCAGCCCTACTACTACTGCTTCGACGGCGACAACCATGTCGCGTTCGATGCCCAGCGCCGTGTCCGCTCGCAGTACCTCCGGTCGGTGGTGGGCGCCCTGCTCGGCATCGCCGACCCGGAGTGGGACTGGTCGCTGGTGGTCCGCAAGAATCTGCTGCGGGCGACGATGATCGCCACGCAGGGCTGGCGAGAGCTGATCGCAGACGATGGCTGCGTGGGCCGACCCCACATCGCGGTCCGCGCTGGTGCTCATGGCTGAACTCGCAATTTCCGTGGACGGTCCGACCGCGAGCGGCAAGACCACTCTTGCCTACGCGCTCGCGGCGCGGCTGGGAATGCGGGTGCTGGACACCGGGCTGACCTATCGTGCCGTCGCCTATGCGACCTTACTCGCCCCGGTGTCGCCCGGCGGTCACCTGTTCGAGGTGCTGCGGCATGACCTCGCGGCACCGGGGACGCGACCGCCTTCCGCCGCAGTCGTTTATCAGGGGGAGAACATCACTGACGCCATCTGGTCACCCGAAGTGGAACAGCAACTGCG from the Solwaraspora sp. WMMD1047 genome contains:
- a CDS encoding DEAD/DEAH box helicase; this translates as MNRTERDQIRRIVTDFNEWGQLAAEVRDWHRSVRETAKADEQALRARGVVISRAGQPAWWTLPLGPADTAVVGHLWERATLPTPDADDRILLKLTTEDAPRAIESAEPMLGLRRFFTGSEKRELAIRAGEFLRRQHASVLANNGPQRLDRLSRPTAAIDKHRLGMEALLDPTLGFGLLAARHAPAPELLDRSVLAGLPEALDTIAKVVSSEAGYRSAAQAAGEKIRHAEVGRVLREMPVDRLREATRDRLRLGALAEAGIDTVQAVLDNGRYLQGLPGVGETSARRMRGAAETLRRTTYDEMPVRIDIKNRSPETTELLRCLAEWDACRQTRGAAADLERAAELGPLRAALGRGASHLLVIPARQIPAAGLRESIQIVKRRAELLGMSSAPGRRRSDAKLDPWEDFLARPADYFAMLSELGFVTEDEKAAHGDLPEEIIEAVRDQALSGEHLTASLRGYQSFAARFALVQHKVVIGDEMGLGKTVEALAVLAHLRSRGANHFLVVCPAAVVTNWMREVTGKSKLRPYRLHGPDRAHAARVWARDGGVAVTTYESLGWWQTAMLTPPELACVVVDEAHYIKNPQAKRTIRTRELITRADRAILLTGTPLENRVDEFRNLASYVRPDLVVSASDLSPRTFRWQIAPAYLRRNQEDVLTELPELIEVEEWLPLSDPDADRYRVAVQNGNIMQMRQAAMLAGAQSTKLQRLIEIVSEAEENERRVIVFSNFREVLDLVARSLPGPVFGPLNGSVSPAQRQEMVDRFSAARKGAVLVAQIVAGGVGLNIQSASVVVICEPQLKPTTEAQAVARAHRMGQVQSVQVHRLLSEDSVDQRITELLAGKKRIFDDFARVSDMAAATPDAVDLSEADLVRQVIAAERQRLSGSPTDS
- a CDS encoding HIT family protein: MGPEGHEMDVSEDLSADCLFCRQDDARLNRISHQNATCFARLDNFPASEGHTEIVPKRHVESFFDLTPEELRDAYALILTVRVDLSRRFQPQGYTIGINEGRAAGRSVDHLHIHVIPRWFGDVEDPAGGIRQILPNCDPDAWEAATRQALGQRDHLLR